A window of the Gammaproteobacteria bacterium genome harbors these coding sequences:
- a CDS encoding PDZ domain-containing protein: MKGSAIYLALAFLAGTLFGSLALGGRGPVQGEPDPSGGAPEPSGPAPVSAIEWIPNDAAIEAPDVRQVKTGDDFQTERIRSLRSEVDAMRARIASLENRFADLHAADASSWNEQTHDGVDDDQEANSDADGPTVAGLIDAGVSPDTAGEIVRRQDEREMRRLELRDRAAREGSLGTERFFDELRELNADTPSLRQEIGESGYDRYLFSAGQDNRVSVTSVIAGSPAEQAGIRPGDVILSYDGSRIFDF; this comes from the coding sequence GTGAAAGGATCCGCTATCTATCTGGCACTTGCCTTCCTTGCCGGGACGCTCTTCGGTTCGCTGGCACTGGGCGGACGGGGCCCCGTGCAGGGAGAGCCGGATCCGTCCGGCGGGGCGCCGGAACCCTCAGGCCCGGCTCCGGTTTCCGCGATCGAATGGATCCCGAACGACGCAGCCATCGAGGCTCCGGACGTGCGGCAGGTGAAGACAGGGGATGACTTCCAGACCGAACGGATCCGATCGTTGCGCAGTGAAGTCGATGCCATGCGGGCGCGCATCGCGTCGCTCGAGAACCGGTTTGCCGATCTGCACGCCGCGGATGCGTCATCGTGGAACGAGCAGACCCATGACGGAGTCGATGACGATCAAGAGGCGAATTCGGATGCAGACGGTCCGACCGTGGCTGGACTGATCGATGCCGGCGTGAGTCCGGATACGGCGGGCGAGATCGTCCGCCGGCAGGACGAGCGCGAGATGAGGCGCCTGGAGTTGCGCGACCGGGCCGCGCGGGAAGGATCCCTCGGGACCGAGCGGTTCTTCGATGAGTTGCGTGAGCTGAATGCCGACACGCCAAGTCTGCGACAGGAGATCGGCGAATCCGGTTACGATCGATATCTTTTCTCCGCGGGACAGGACAATCGGGTCTCGGTCACCTCGGTGATTGCCGGCTCCCCGGCGGAGCAGGCAGGGATCCGGCCCGGTGATGTCATCCTGAGTTATGACGGGTCCCGCATCTTCGACTTT
- a CDS encoding Hsp20/alpha crystallin family protein — MSDETDMTTRESGQVEKKPENVQTLRPPVNIFEDADGITLEADLPGVSKDRLQIQVDNDSLLIEGDVQFTMREGMEALYADVHATRYSRTFALSRELETEGIDASLRDGVLILRIPKRAEVRPRKIEVRVD, encoded by the coding sequence ATGAGTGACGAAACCGACATGACGACCCGCGAATCCGGACAGGTAGAGAAGAAGCCTGAGAACGTCCAGACATTGCGCCCGCCGGTGAACATCTTCGAGGACGCGGACGGCATCACCCTGGAGGCGGACCTGCCCGGCGTGTCGAAGGATCGACTGCAGATCCAGGTGGACAACGACTCGCTGCTCATCGAAGGCGACGTCCAGTTCACCATGCGCGAGGGGATGGAGGCCCTCTACGCCGACGTGCACGCGACGCGCTACAGCCGGACCTTCGCATTGAGCCGTGAACTGGAGACCGAAGGCATCGACGCCAGTCTGAGAGACGGCGTGCTGATCCTGCGTATCCCCAAACGAGCGGAGGTTCGCCCCCGTAAGATCGAGGTGCGCGTCGACTAG
- a CDS encoding Hsp20/alpha crystallin family protein, with translation MFENLTGLEGGLFSDLRRMQQDLEEIFGGRTSPTGIRSVARGSYPPINVGVTSEGVDVYLFAAGLDPKTLDISLQQNLLTIAGERTVDMPDSAQYYRRERFSGPFRRTISLPEDVDPDRVEARYVDGILHVAIQRRETSWPRQIEVK, from the coding sequence ATGTTCGAAAACCTCACCGGCCTCGAAGGTGGCCTTTTCAGTGACCTCAGGCGAATGCAGCAGGACCTGGAGGAGATATTCGGCGGGCGGACCTCACCGACCGGCATCCGCTCCGTTGCGCGCGGCAGCTACCCGCCCATCAACGTCGGTGTGACGTCCGAAGGTGTGGATGTGTATCTCTTTGCCGCGGGTCTCGATCCGAAGACACTGGACATCTCCCTGCAACAGAACCTGCTTACCATCGCCGGCGAACGCACGGTAGATATGCCCGATAGCGCCCAATATTATCGGCGGGAGCGGTTCAGCGGCCCCTTCCGGCGGACGATTTCGCTACCGGAGGATGTAGATCCCGACAGGGTCGAAGCCCGGTATGTCGACGGGATCCTGCACGTCGCTATTCAGCGACGCGAGACCTCTTGGCCGCGGCAGATCGAAGTCAAGTAG